In the genome of Metabacillus litoralis, the window AATGATCCCCCGATTTCCGTTTATCAAATATATTGTACTGACTAGGGAGAGGTTTTACATTTCTTAAGGTGTTTTGATGAAAAAACCCACGTAGATTGTTATGTTATCTACATGGGTACACATGCTAGCCTATTTCTCTTTTATGATCATATTTCAAATCGTGTTCCAAAATAAGATCTGCGGTAAGTTGACCTGATAATGTTACCATAGGTACTCCTCCGCCAGGATGTGTTGATCCTCCTACAAAGTAAAGATTTTGTATGTATGAGCTTTTACTAGGAAACTTAAAACCACCGTTCTTCTTCCGGTCTGTGGCAACGCCATAAATCGATCCACCGTTTGCTCCGTATAATTGCTGAAGGTCATTAGGTGTAAACATGTATTCAAATTCAATGGAATTTGATAAATCTGTAACACCCATTTTTTCAAGCTTAGCAATAATTAATTTCCGGTATTCCAGTGCTTTATTATCCCATGTTTCTCCTTCTTTTAACGGGGGTACATGAGTTAAAACAAATAAGTTTTCCTTGCCCTCAGGTGCTTGTGTCGGATCAGATTTAGAGGATATTCCAACATAAATTGTTGGGTCTTCTGGTGCTGTTTCCTCATTGTAAAGTTGATTAAACTCTTTTTCTGGTGATGCTGAAAAGAAAAAATTATGATGTGTAAGATGTTTATATTTTCTATTAACCCCTAATAAAAGCACTAGGCCAGATACTGTTGGAGGAAACTTTTCCTGTTCCTGAATAAAATCATGATGTAAAGGGTGATTCTCTAACAAAGTTTGGTAGGTAGGTACAACCTCTAAATTGGAGACTATAATGTCAGCTTCTACTATTTGTCCATTTTCAAGCTCTACACCTGTTGCTTTTTTTCCATTTGATGTGATCTTTTTTACTTTTGTGTTTAGATGTACATTCACTTGTAATTCATGTAAGACCTTCGACATAGCATTTGCAATTTCATACATGCCACCATCAACATAATATATTCCAAGTCCTAATTGAACATGTGCTAACTGTGACAAAACGGCAGGAGCATGATAGGGGGAAGACCCAATATACATGATTAAAGAGTTAAACAATTGCTGAATTTTTTTATCCTTAAAAAATTTACGCGTCCCTTGGTGCATTGTTTTCATCGGATCCATTGATAATAATTCTTTAACCGTATGCATGGATCTTAAATCCTGTAATCCTCTTAAACTTTTTTTGTACACACTTTTTAAGCTATACTCATACATTTTGCTACAATAATTCAAATAATTGAAAAGCTCACCTGCGTCTTCTTTAGATACTGATCTTAGTTGTCTAATTAACTCAGGTAAATCACTTGTAAGTTCGATGGTTGTGCCATCTTCAAAAAATGTCTTCCATTGTGGCTCAATTCTTTTTAATTTAATATAGTCAGTAAGGTTTCGATTAGCATTTTGAAATAACTGTTCAAGTACCCATGGCATGGTTAGAATAGAGGGTCCCGTGTCAAAGGAAAAACCATTTCCACCTCTCTTGTTCAACTTTCCTCCAAGTCGCTCGCCT includes:
- a CDS encoding phytoene desaturase family protein, translating into MNKKVVIIGGGLGGMSAGIRLAVDNYDVTIIEKGERLGGKLNKRGGNGFSFDTGPSILTMPWVLEQLFQNANRNLTDYIKLKRIEPQWKTFFEDGTTIELTSDLPELIRQLRSVSKEDAGELFNYLNYCSKMYEYSLKSVYKKSLRGLQDLRSMHTVKELLSMDPMKTMHQGTRKFFKDKKIQQLFNSLIMYIGSSPYHAPAVLSQLAHVQLGLGIYYVDGGMYEIANAMSKVLHELQVNVHLNTKVKKITSNGKKATGVELENGQIVEADIIVSNLEVVPTYQTLLENHPLHHDFIQEQEKFPPTVSGLVLLLGVNRKYKHLTHHNFFFSASPEKEFNQLYNEETAPEDPTIYVGISSKSDPTQAPEGKENLFVLTHVPPLKEGETWDNKALEYRKLIIAKLEKMGVTDLSNSIEFEYMFTPNDLQQLYGANGGSIYGVATDRKKNGGFKFPSKSSYIQNLYFVGGSTHPGGGVPMVTLSGQLTADLILEHDLKYDHKREIG